ATTGCTAACTGAAGAAGAAGCCCGCAGGGCTTTAGAGAAAGCCGGGGTTCCAACGGTAATATCCTCGCTCAATATCTCCAGAGCCCTCGCCAACTCCGATCTACTCATAAAGATCGCGACCCAACCTACATCGCTACTCATGACCCAGGCAGAAATTGAGCCCCGCCTTCGGGAGCTCATTATTTTGAGGACTGCTTGGAACAACGCTTGTGAGTACGAGTGGACACAGCACTACCACTTCGCCCGTGCGCTCGGAGTATCCGACGACGAGATAATGGCTGTAAAGAACTGGCAGTCATCGGATCTCTTCGACGAAGATGCCACGGCGGTGCTCGAGCTATCCGACACTCTAGCGAAAGGAAACTCCGTAGACGACGACGTATGGGGCAGCCTCGTCTCAGCTTTAGGGGGCGAGATGTTGGCGTTAGAAGCCGCAGCTATCGCAGGGGCTTGGACGATGGTCGCTTACGTTCTCAAGGCGGCAAGAATCCCCCTCGAAGAGGGTCAGCCCGTATGGCCTCCCGATGGAACCAAACCCCAAAACGCGCGAGCCGCGGGTTCATAAGAAGACGAAGACGACCGCGTGGTCCTTACTACGAGGCGTAGATCTCCTCGATGAGCGAGGCGTATTTCTGAACGATGTTCCGTCGCCTCACCTTCAGGGTGGGAGTGATCTCCCCGCCATCAATGGTGAACGGCTTGTCTAAGATCTTGAATTTCTTGATCGATTCAGCACTAGAGAAGTGCGAATTGACCTCGTCGATGATCTTTTGGACCTCCGCTTGGAGGTCTTCGTCGTTTACGAGCTCCGAGAGGGATCCGGACTTGCCCTTGGACGCTGCCCATTTCTCCGCGGCCTCTTGATCTAGAGTTATAAGAGCCGCCAAAAATTTTCGTCCGTCCCCTACTACCACTGCTTGGTCGATCAAGGGTGCCAACTGAAGGCGCGACTCAAGCTCTTGAGGAGCAACGTTCTTCCCGCCTGCAGTGATAATCAGATCTTTCTTGCGATCGGTGATCGTCAGATAACCATCGTCGTCCTGGGTTCCGATGTCTCCAGAGTGCAGCCATCCGTCAATCAGTGTCTCGCTGGTGGCCTCAGGGTTCTTGTAGTACCCCCTGAAGACGTTTCCGCCTTTCACTAAGATCTCACCGTCTTCGGCGATCTTTACAGTAACTCCGGGGATCGGTGGTCCGACGGTGCCGATTTTTATCTTTTCGGCCGGATTGACGCTCGTAGGACCGCAGTCTTCGGTTTGGCCATAGCCTTCCCGTATTCGAACTCCAATGGCATGGAAGAATTTGCAGACCTCTGTGTTGAGAGGCGCAGCACCAGAGAACGCCATACGAACCGAGTTCATCCCAAGCTGAGAGCGAATCTTAGAAAACACGAGTCGGTCGAAGACGGCCAGCTGCAAAGCGTCCAAAATTCCAATCGAACGGCCTGCCTGCTCGGCCTCGACCGCTTTGAGGCCCAATTCGATGGCCTTCGTAGCGAGGGTGTGGCGAAGTCCCGTCGACTCTTCGATCCCCTCTTTTATGCGGTTGTACGCCTTCTCCCAAACCCGGGGAACCGCCACCATGATAGTTGGCTGGCAGTCCTGCAAATCCCGTACGAGGGTGTCGATCGACTCGGCAAACCAAGTAGTGGTGCCGTTCGCGATCTGGCTGAAGTGACTCACTAGCCGCTCGAGGATGTGGCTCAGCGGGAGAAACGACAACGACCTGTCGTACTCGTTAGCTTCTACAACCTGCTGCAGAGAGCGGACGGTCCATGCGATGTTGCCATGAGTAAGCTCTACACCCTTAGGCATCCCGGTAGTCCCCGAGGTGTAGACAAGCGTGGCGAGGTCGTCCGGAGACACGGCCGAGGACCGCTCTTCGTAAAGCTTTGGCTCTTGGGAGTCGAGTTCTCTCCCTAACTTGCGGACTTCATCAAAACCGACTACGAAGTCGTCGTCGACACTTCCATCCATCAACACCACCCGCTGGACGGTCTCCAGCTTTTCTCGAAGATCGAGAATCTTCTGAGCGAATCCCGTGTTTTCGCACACAATGTAGCGCGCCTCAGAGTGATTTAGGATGTAGACGATCTGGTCCGACGCAGAGGTCTGATATATCGGAACGGTAACGCCGCCCATGGTCATACAACCCAGATCAGCCATGTGCCACTCAGGTCGGTTGTTAGAAAAGACAGCCATCATTTGACCGGGCTCGAAACCCATTGACACCAGACCGAGCCCGAATTCTCTAACCGCCCTGTAGTACTCGTTCCAGGTGATCGACTCCCAAAGCCCGCCTTGACGTCGACGCTTAAGGGCAGCGCGATCCCCCAATCTCTCCACTTGCTCGTGGAACATCTTTACAATCGTTTCATCGCTCACAGCCTCGACCTCCGAATAGACTCGCCCAACGGGTATCGTGGAGCGCAATTAACGCTTGAATTATGCACTTAAATGCAGAGCCGGTCTATGGACAGCTGCGTGGTGCTCCGAATAAGTATCGGAGAAGGAAGATATCGAACGGCTTTGGATAGGCGGTCGCTGGTGGAAAAGGCACAAACCGCGAGCAAGCTAAATTTGGTTAAAAAACTCCTGTGTACCGGGCGCCGAATTGTGGCGTTGTCAGTCGCCACTGGAATAATAGCTATCGCTCCTATTGCAGCATCTCCTCCTGCGACAGGCCAGACCTCATCCGAATCAGCTCTAGAGATCGAGGCAGAGATAGAAGGCGCCAAGCTCGCTCAAGGAGCCGAGACGCCCGTAAAAGTCGTGGCTTCCGAGCCGACTAGGATCAGGATCGTCGCTACGAACAAGGGATCAACACCTCGAGAATTGAGCGGGATACGCTTTGAGGGAAAGGTAATCGGCATCCCCGTGTTCAGGTGCGACGTTATAGCGCCCATACTGGTGCCTCCCGGCCAGAGCGTCGAGCGCAGCTTCGAGATAGAGCCCGCTTGCCTTCGAGACCAAGCCACCGGTCTGGTTCCTGCGTGGCTGACTGTGAATGGTCCTCAACAAATTCCTTTACGACGGTGGGCACTAGTCCTCGACATTAAGGGGAGCCTCAAGAGTATCTACGGTCTAAGTGGGCTGTTCATAGTGGTCGTCACGCTCTTTGCACTCGCCTCTCTACTCGCAGCACTCGTCCGCCAGAAGTTACCTAGTAACCGATTTTCTCGTGCAATGCGCTTTATGACAGTAGGGCTAGGAGTCGGGTTCTCGCTAGTTTTCGTTCTTGCATCTGCCGCCGTAATGGTGCCTGAGGCAGAAAACTGGATTCCGATCGTTGTAATTCCTGCAATCGTTTCGACGGTAGCAGGTTATCTGTCACCCTCGCCCCAACGAGAGAGAGATGCTCGTATTACCGCTGCTGAGAGTACACAGCTCATGCCTCAACCGTGGCTGGGACCAGAGAAGACCGACGTTCTTCCGCAAGCAGCCAAGACATATCCCGCTCAGCCTTTGACGACTCAGTCCGGCCAGCCGACCCCAGAAACTAAGCATGTGTCCGGTGCCGAAACCGAAACTGGTGACTCTATTTTGCAACGAACTCCGACCTCTTCTGCATCAGCAACGGTAATTCCCCCTCAAACGACAGCGCCTGTATCCCAGCCACGGTTTATCCCTACTAAAAAAGTGCGCCCGGCCTCTTCTGTAGAGAGCACAGGCGACACCGATGGAGGCGAGGCTTCAGGCGAGCTCACGGGAGACAAAAGTTGAGCGCTCCGCCGAGCCCAGAGGTCTCCGAGGTCCTGGCCGCCTACGAGATAGAAGGCGAGATTGGACGAGGATCTTGGGGTGTTGTATTGAAAGCGAGACATCGTCAGCTCGGAAGAGAGGTGGCGGTCAAGCAATTACCCGTTGACTTCTCATCGCAGGAAGAGGTAAGACGCAGATTCGTAAACGAGGCTCGCCTTTTAGCCTCTCTCGACCATCCCCACATCGTTCCGGTATATGACTACATAGAAAAAGAGGGCGTCTGCCTTCTAGTGATGGAGTACCTCCCCGGCGGAACGGTGTGGAAGCGATTCAACGCTGAAGGATTCGACTACATAGACTCGGTCTCTATTGCCCTTGCCACGTGCGCGGGCCTTCACTATGCGCATCGCCACGGCGTCTTGCATCGAGACATAAAGCCGGAAAATCTAATTTTTTCCTCGTCTGGAATTCTCAAAGTCACCGACTTTGGGATCGCCAAAGTGCTCGGGGCAGCGTCGACCATGGGTACCCGAGCCGGCGAAGTACTCGGCTCGCCAGCCTACATCGCTCCCGAACAAGCGACTGGCACAGAGCTCGGCCCGTTCACTGATGTTTACGCAACCGCTGTCGTGCTCTACGAGCTGCTCTCGGGTCGTCTACCGTTTCCTGACGACGGCGACCCCCTTATGGTCATGTACCGACACGTCCACGAGGCACCTAGGCCTCTAAAACGAGTGGCTCCAGAGGTCCCCGATGCAATTGCCCAGGTAGTCATGCACGGGCTGTCAACTTCGAAAGAAAACCGGTATCAAACCGCCGAGGAGTTCGGAGTGGCATTGGCCGAGGCAGCGACTGCAAGCTTTGGCCCCGGATGGCTCCAGAGCTCTTCTATCCCCGTAATGGGGAGCAGCGCCATAATAGCTGCCACCGAACGAATAACGTTTTCCCTAGAAAACATAGCCCCAAAGAAAGCCCCAAATGATGAGGTTTTGGCCTCAGAAAGCGGGCTGCCTGCCCTCGCCGTACCACCAAACCGCCCGCAACCAGAAACCGTCTTGCAGCAGTACGAATACCCTCTCTCAGCGCAGCCCCAGGCGCTCTCTCCAGCCGAAGCTTTTAGCGGAAGAGAAGAAAAATTGACTCCTGGCGTATCGAGGATGGCGTCGGTAGCCCTAGTAATCTCGCTGGTGCTTGGTGTAATAGCTGTGCTACTCGCTTTTCTTGGGCCCTCAAAGACAACTCCGTCGATACCGGCATCGAATATCGGAGGGGTTTCACTCTCGGTACAGGGCACATCCATAAAAGACCAGGTCGTCACAGCAGACTTCCAACGGCCAGTAGACTTCCGAATCGAACTCCCTCCAGGCCGGACACTGGAGATTCCAGACACTGCCAAGCTGGTAGCCACAGCCTCGCTACCGGGCGGCATATTGGTGCCGATGCACTCACAGCCGGTCAGGAAGGAAGGGGATACGTTCGTGTTCCTTTTCGAGGGAAGGCAGTTCAAATACTTGGTCGCCGGAAAGACGACTCTTTATTTGAAGTTGGAAGCTACTAATTCGGAGACTAACCGTGCCCCACTACCCGAACTGCAAGGAGCGGCAGTGCAGCTACAGCCTGTCAGCAAGAACCTGTTCGCGATCCCGACCATTGTGGCGTCTCTTACGCTCCTGGCCGTCTTGGCGTATGTCGAAGCTCTCCTTATACCTCTAAAACGCAGAAAGAAGCGAGTAGGGCCTGTCATAGGACTGGGCGCTTTGGCGGCAGTGGCAGGAATCGCGCTGGGATACCTCGGATGGGCTCTCGGGACGATAGATCCCAGCGCCGTGGTTACGGCTCTAGGGGCCCTCCTATTCGCAGCGTCCGGCGTCGCGCTGGGGCTTTGGGCATTTCTCTCTCCATCCCAGCACAGCTAGATATTCATCCAACACGATCGAAACCTTTTTCCGATAGCAACGAAACGCACAATAGATATTCCCCCTGACGCATGTGGGTGCGGCTGGGATCGAACCAGCGGCCTCTGCCGTGTGAAGGCAGCGCTCTCCCGCTGAGCTACGCACCCGTGCCAAACCAGCGCTCGCTGCAGGAGACGTGAGACCCTAATTTCTTAGAGCGCCGCCTGGCGTTAGTAACGGAAAGATTAGTCAACGCGTTTGGTAGAGCGAATCCAATTCGGCGGCGCAGCCCATTCGCAGTAAGGACAATAGAAGTCATGACTGCTCGCGACAGAAGAAACAAAAAAGATTTTCCCGAGTCTCGCAGATCAATTGTGCGCGGCGCTCCTTACAGTGCAATCATTACCAAAGGAGGGCTCGAAAACTTTCAGCGCGTACCAGTGCCGCCTCCTTCTAGTGGTTCAGTTGGACCCGAACCAACTCCAGGCTCCGGGCAGCTCTTTGAAACTGAATCAGCACAGTCCCAGCAAACTGCTACGCCCGAGAACACTCCCCATAAACATCCGTCTGCTCCTAAAGTCTCCTTCGGCGGTCGTCCGACCCTAGGTAGGCGCCCTGTCGTAGTAGCAGCCTCAGCTATTGGAGCCACAGTCGTGGTCGGGGCTGTCGCAGTGGTCATTGGAGCACGGCTTCTCGCCAGTCAAAGCACAACTCGACAGCCACCGGCTACCGCAGAGGTACCTGCTGAAACAAGCCCGCCACCCGTAACTGGCGAAACTATGCCCAGTGAACAGCGCATCCAAATGGGCAGCTACCAGGTAGTGGTGCCCAGGGGATGGCAGCTAGCAGGGCAGGGGGCAGGCTCGGTTCAACTACGCAATCCCGCTACAGCAGCTACTATCGAAATTAGAATTCCATACAGCGGTTCGCACGCGGGACTAAGACCGCAATGCCAACAGCCCCAGACACCGGTTCCCAGCACCACTTTGACTCCTTCTCCAACTCCCACCAACTCTCCTGCGCAATCCTCATACTCGATTCGAGGCAGGAGCACAGTACCTGTCGCTGACTCGACAGGAGAGATGGAAGACGGAGATTTGCGATGCCCCGAAGGAGGCAC
The sequence above is a segment of the Acidimicrobiia bacterium genome. Coding sequences within it:
- a CDS encoding long-chain fatty acid--CoA ligase; this translates as MSDETIVKMFHEQVERLGDRAALKRRRQGGLWESITWNEYYRAVREFGLGLVSMGFEPGQMMAVFSNNRPEWHMADLGCMTMGGVTVPIYQTSASDQIVYILNHSEARYIVCENTGFAQKILDLREKLETVQRVVLMDGSVDDDFVVGFDEVRKLGRELDSQEPKLYEERSSAVSPDDLATLVYTSGTTGMPKGVELTHGNIAWTVRSLQQVVEANEYDRSLSFLPLSHILERLVSHFSQIANGTTTWFAESIDTLVRDLQDCQPTIMVAVPRVWEKAYNRIKEGIEESTGLRHTLATKAIELGLKAVEAEQAGRSIGILDALQLAVFDRLVFSKIRSQLGMNSVRMAFSGAAPLNTEVCKFFHAIGVRIREGYGQTEDCGPTSVNPAEKIKIGTVGPPIPGVTVKIAEDGEILVKGGNVFRGYYKNPEATSETLIDGWLHSGDIGTQDDDGYLTITDRKKDLIITAGGKNVAPQELESRLQLAPLIDQAVVVGDGRKFLAALITLDQEAAEKWAASKGKSGSLSELVNDEDLQAEVQKIIDEVNSHFSSAESIKKFKILDKPFTIDGGEITPTLKVRRRNIVQKYASLIEEIYAS
- a CDS encoding serine/threonine protein kinase: MSAPPSPEVSEVLAAYEIEGEIGRGSWGVVLKARHRQLGREVAVKQLPVDFSSQEEVRRRFVNEARLLASLDHPHIVPVYDYIEKEGVCLLVMEYLPGGTVWKRFNAEGFDYIDSVSIALATCAGLHYAHRHGVLHRDIKPENLIFSSSGILKVTDFGIAKVLGAASTMGTRAGEVLGSPAYIAPEQATGTELGPFTDVYATAVVLYELLSGRLPFPDDGDPLMVMYRHVHEAPRPLKRVAPEVPDAIAQVVMHGLSTSKENRYQTAEEFGVALAEAATASFGPGWLQSSSIPVMGSSAIIAATERITFSLENIAPKKAPNDEVLASESGLPALAVPPNRPQPETVLQQYEYPLSAQPQALSPAEAFSGREEKLTPGVSRMASVALVISLVLGVIAVLLAFLGPSKTTPSIPASNIGGVSLSVQGTSIKDQVVTADFQRPVDFRIELPPGRTLEIPDTAKLVATASLPGGILVPMHSQPVRKEGDTFVFLFEGRQFKYLVAGKTTLYLKLEATNSETNRAPLPELQGAAVQLQPVSKNLFAIPTIVASLTLLAVLAYVEALLIPLKRRKKRVGPVIGLGALAAVAGIALGYLGWALGTIDPSAVVTALGALLFAASGVALGLWAFLSPSQHS